The Campylobacter ureolyticus ACS-301-V-Sch3b genome has a segment encoding these proteins:
- a CDS encoding Mrp/NBP35 family ATP-binding protein encodes MNKNEVLEKLKSVIYPGFKKSIVEFGFVKNIEIGDRVFIEVEIVSSKPEVAQKLKKDISDIIPNSEVLIKQPQIQKEKSNTISGKNIAPQIKHFVMVSSGKGGVGKSTTTVNLAISMAKLGFKVGVLDADIYGPNIPRMLGCDKVKPVVVGNMLKPILTHGVQMMSMGILIESGQGLMWRGAMIMKAIEQLLRDVSWDELDVLFIDMPPGTGDAQITLAQSVPVTAGVCVTTPQVVAMDDTARSLDMFEKLHIPIAGVIENMSGFICPDNGKEYDIFGKSGSSELVKKYNTEILGEIPIEIAIREGGDSGKPVSFYEPNSISAKRYEKASSRLWEIMQNIDKENLAGNEAIQPRTDGKANCH; translated from the coding sequence ATGAATAAAAATGAAGTTTTAGAAAAACTTAAAAGTGTTATTTATCCAGGCTTTAAAAAAAGTATTGTTGAGTTTGGATTTGTAAAAAATATTGAGATTGGAGATAGAGTTTTTATAGAAGTTGAGATAGTTTCAAGTAAACCCGAAGTTGCTCAAAAGTTAAAAAAAGATATCTCAGACATAATTCCAAATAGTGAAGTTTTAATCAAGCAACCTCAAATTCAAAAAGAAAAAAGCAATACAATAAGCGGTAAAAATATTGCTCCTCAAATTAAACATTTTGTTATGGTAAGTAGTGGAAAAGGTGGTGTTGGAAAAAGCACAACAACTGTAAATTTAGCTATTTCTATGGCAAAACTAGGCTTTAAAGTAGGTGTTTTAGATGCTGATATTTACGGACCAAATATTCCTAGAATGCTTGGATGCGATAAAGTAAAGCCTGTCGTTGTTGGAAATATGTTAAAGCCTATCTTAACTCATGGCGTGCAGATGATGAGTATGGGAATTTTAATTGAAAGTGGTCAAGGGCTTATGTGGAGAGGTGCGATGATAATGAAAGCAATAGAGCAACTCTTAAGAGATGTTTCTTGGGATGAGCTTGATGTGCTTTTTATCGATATGCCACCAGGAACTGGAGATGCGCAAATAACTCTTGCACAAAGTGTTCCAGTAACTGCTGGAGTTTGTGTTACAACACCACAAGTTGTAGCTATGGATGATACTGCAAGAAGTCTTGACATGTTTGAAAAACTTCATATTCCAATTGCTGGAGTTATAGAAAATATGAGTGGATTTATCTGCCCTGATAATGGCAAAGAGTATGATATTTTTGGAAAAAGTGGAAGCAGTGAACTTGTAAAAAAATACAATACTGAAATTTTAGGTGAAATTCCAATAGAAATTGCTATTAGAGAAGGTGGAGATAGCGGAAAGCCAGTAAGCTTTTATGAGCCAAATAGCATAAGTGCTAAAAGATATGAAAAAGCATCTTCTAGACTTTGGGAAATAATGCAAAATATAGATAAAGAAAACTTAGCTGGAAATGAGGCAATTCAACCACGAACTGATGGCAAGGCAAATTGTCATTAA
- a CDS encoding tetrahydrodipicolinate N-succinyltransferase N-terminal domain-containing protein, whose amino-acid sequence MNKIKNIDEFNKFVDEIKKSKFYKEPIAWAFGRVNKGIVDTKKTLSVDYAVVNYKENLGSAAVVLWALNECGVKLGLNDSEVVFEIDDKITKKVLSVFEFLKDEAEGNKHKNLQNLMVINEILTNSEYGDENHFCVTFLFSDEKPKSVASVYLKLYLLSLGKVELRSINLDGAFGVLPNVAWDEFAKPVELEWLRENEIFLKMSGAYPVISSVDKFPRFLNHIIPDDSVRILDAAKVRMGAQIANGTTVMPGASYINFNAGTTGKVMIEGRVSSSVVVGEGTDIGGGASILGVLSGTSGNPISIGKRCLLGANSVTGIPLGDDCIVDGGIAILEGTKVYIDEKNRTSLGKINPNFDFKNEIYKAKELANLNGLHFRQNSQTGQITASSSKKAVKLNKDLH is encoded by the coding sequence ATGAATAAAATTAAAAATATAGATGAGTTTAACAAATTTGTTGATGAAATTAAAAAAAGTAAATTTTATAAAGAGCCGATAGCTTGGGCTTTTGGAAGAGTTAATAAAGGCATTGTTGATACAAAAAAAACTTTAAGTGTTGATTATGCAGTTGTTAATTATAAAGAAAATTTAGGCTCAGCAGCAGTTGTTTTATGGGCTTTAAATGAATGCGGTGTTAAGTTAGGCTTAAATGATAGTGAGGTTGTTTTTGAGATAGATGATAAAATTACAAAAAAAGTTTTAAGTGTATTTGAGTTTTTAAAAGATGAGGCTGAGGGAAATAAACATAAAAATTTACAAAATTTAATGGTTATAAATGAAATTTTAACTAATAGCGAGTATGGTGATGAAAATCACTTTTGCGTTACTTTTTTATTTAGTGATGAAAAGCCAAAAAGTGTTGCAAGTGTTTATTTAAAACTATATCTTTTATCTCTTGGTAAGGTTGAGCTTAGGAGTATAAATTTAGATGGAGCTTTTGGAGTTCTTCCAAATGTTGCTTGGGATGAGTTTGCAAAACCTGTTGAACTTGAATGGTTAAGAGAAAATGAGATATTTTTAAAGATGAGTGGTGCATATCCAGTGATTTCAAGTGTTGATAAATTTCCAAGGTTTTTAAATCATATTATTCCTGATGATAGTGTTAGAATTTTAGATGCCGCAAAAGTTAGAATGGGCGCTCAAATAGCAAATGGAACAACAGTAATGCCAGGAGCAAGTTATATAAACTTTAACGCAGGAACTACTGGAAAAGTTATGATTGAAGGAAGAGTTTCAAGCTCAGTTGTAGTTGGAGAGGGAACTGATATTGGTGGTGGAGCAAGTATTTTAGGTGTTCTTAGTGGCACAAGTGGAAATCCAATAAGTATTGGAAAAAGATGTCTTTTAGGGGCAAATTCTGTTACTGGAATTCCATTGGGAGATGATTGCATAGTTGATGGTGGAATTGCTATTTTAGAGGGCACAAAAGTTTATATTGATGAAAAAAATAGAACTTCACTTGGCAAAATAAATCCAAATTTTGATTTTAAAAACGAAATTTATAAGGCAAAAGAGTTGGCAAATTTAAATGGACTTCATTTTAGACAAAATAGCCAAACTGGACAAATAACTGCAAGTTCAAGTAAAAAAGCAGTTAAGTTAAATAAAGATTTACATTAA
- a CDS encoding ABC-F family ATP-binding cassette domain-containing protein — MVEVHGLTMRFGTQLLFEDINLSLDKGNRYGLIGANGAGKSTFLKILSGEIEASSGEVLIDSGLKVGVLGQDQFAFENFTLKDAVLYGNKRLYDAVKEKEKLYLSEEFTDEINERLGELEMITAEEDPTYEYETRCEKILSSLGLNEYDKLMSEVENSDKFKVLLAQVLFPKPDVLFLDEPTNNLDIEAISWLENELNHHAGTLVVISHDRHFLNRVCTDILDVDFKRIREFTGNYDDWYIASNLMNKKAQMERDKKLKEKEELEKFIARFSANASKAKQATSRQKRLDKLDISDVMTSSRREPSILFRPNREIGNELISLNEISKKFDKKVILDNFNFKLEKGDKVAIIGKNGVGKSTLCKIIMNEIAPDSGNVHIGATIELGYFAQDINNKLTSNLKLYEYLQDNKNKDLDEIRKCLGRMLFSGAEQEKSVKDLSGGEKHRVMLSKLMLIKPNLLILDEPNNHLDLEAIIALGEALYQFKGSAICVSHDRELIDAFANRILHLKGDGEIVDFRGTFEEYRQSLGQD, encoded by the coding sequence GTGGTTGAAGTACATGGTTTAACTATGAGATTTGGTACTCAGTTATTGTTTGAAGATATTAATTTAAGCCTTGATAAAGGAAATAGATATGGACTTATTGGTGCAAATGGAGCTGGTAAATCAACATTTTTAAAAATTTTAAGTGGTGAAATAGAAGCAAGCAGTGGAGAGGTTTTAATTGATAGTGGTTTAAAAGTTGGAGTTTTAGGTCAAGATCAGTTTGCTTTTGAAAATTTTACTTTAAAAGATGCGGTTTTGTATGGAAATAAACGGCTTTATGATGCAGTTAAGGAAAAAGAAAAGCTTTACTTAAGCGAGGAATTTACAGATGAAATAAATGAGCGTTTAGGTGAGCTTGAGATGATAACAGCCGAGGAAGATCCAACTTATGAGTATGAAACAAGATGTGAAAAAATTCTCTCATCTTTGGGGCTTAATGAGTATGATAAATTAATGAGTGAGGTTGAAAACTCAGATAAATTTAAAGTTTTATTAGCTCAAGTTTTATTTCCAAAACCAGATGTGCTTTTTTTAGATGAACCTACAAACAACCTTGACATTGAGGCAATTTCATGGCTTGAAAATGAGCTTAATCATCACGCTGGAACACTTGTTGTAATAAGTCATGATAGACACTTTTTAAACAGAGTTTGCACTGATATTTTAGATGTTGATTTTAAGCGTATTAGAGAGTTTACAGGAAATTATGATGACTGGTATATTGCCTCAAATTTGATGAATAAAAAAGCCCAAATGGAAAGAGATAAAAAGCTAAAAGAAAAAGAGGAATTAGAAAAATTTATCGCTCGTTTTAGTGCAAATGCTAGTAAGGCAAAACAAGCAACAAGCAGACAAAAAAGACTTGATAAGCTTGATATTAGTGATGTTATGACAAGTTCTAGAAGAGAGCCAAGTATTTTATTTCGCCCAAATAGGGAAATAGGAAATGAATTAATTAGTCTAAATGAAATTTCAAAAAAATTTGATAAAAAAGTAATTTTAGATAATTTTAACTTTAAACTTGAAAAGGGTGATAAGGTTGCAATAATTGGTAAAAATGGTGTTGGAAAAAGCACACTTTGTAAAATCATAATGAATGAAATTGCCCCTGATAGTGGAAATGTACATATTGGAGCAACTATTGAGCTTGGGTACTTTGCACAAGACATAAATAATAAATTAACAAGCAATTTAAAGCTTTATGAATATCTACAAGATAATAAAAATAAAGATTTAGATGAAATTAGAAAATGTCTTGGTAGGATGCTTTTTAGCGGGGCTGAGCAAGAAAAAAGCGTAAAAGATCTAAGTGGAGGTGAAAAACATCGCGTAATGCTTAGTAAATTAATGCTAATAAAGCCTAATTTGCTTATTTTGGATGAGCCAAACAATCACCTTGATTTAGAGGCAATTATTGCTTTAGGTGAAGCACTTTATCAATTTAAAGGAAGTGCAATTTGCGTAAGTCACGATAGAGAGTTAATTGATGCTTTTGCAAATAGAATACTTCATCTAAAAGGTGATGGAGAAATAGTTGATTTTAGGGGAACTTTTGAAGAGTATAGACAAAGTTTGGGTCAAGATTAA
- the thiS gene encoding sulfur carrier protein ThiS, protein MKSIDKVWVKINAKEVEVKNGTKLLEIIKDFKFDINHIAVEKNGEILSKNLWKYDLLSKDDNYEIVEFVGGG, encoded by the coding sequence TTGAAGAGTATAGACAAAGTTTGGGTCAAGATTAACGCTAAAGAGGTTGAGGTTAAAAATGGTACAAAATTGCTTGAAATTATAAAAGACTTTAAATTTGACATTAACCATATTGCTGTTGAAAAAAATGGCGAAATTTTAAGCAAAAATCTTTGGAAATACGATCTTTTAAGCAAAGATGATAATTATGAAATAGTTGAGTTTGTAGGTGGCGGATAG
- the thiF gene encoding sulfur carrier protein ThiS adenylyltransferase ThiF — MQKKYFESEIYKRNDELVTKKVKNAKVVILGLGGLGSNIASMLARVGVGNLKLIDFDKVELSNLNRQFYNKTHIGLFKTDALKSELELINPYLNFEILNLKITSQNLNSVLKDDFLICEAFDNADLKALLMDYASKNLDKYFVFGSGMGGYESSNLMKVKRFGANCYICGDFSSKASLMAPKVVQCASMQANTILRIIMNEFEI, encoded by the coding sequence ATGCAAAAAAAATATTTTGAAAGTGAAATTTACAAAAGAAATGATGAGTTAGTTACAAAAAAAGTTAAAAATGCTAAAGTTGTGATTTTAGGGCTTGGTGGACTTGGTTCAAATATCGCTTCTATGCTTGCTAGAGTAGGAGTTGGAAATTTAAAACTAATTGATTTTGATAAGGTTGAATTAAGTAACTTAAATCGTCAGTTTTATAACAAAACCCATATTGGACTTTTTAAAACAGATGCCTTAAAATCCGAACTTGAGCTAATAAATCCTTATTTAAATTTTGAAATTTTAAATTTAAAAATTACAAGCCAAAATTTAAATTCCGTTTTAAAAGATGATTTTTTAATATGTGAGGCTTTTGATAATGCTGATTTAAAAGCCTTACTCATGGATTACGCTTCTAAAAATTTAGATAAATATTTTGTTTTTGGAAGTGGAATGGGCGGATATGAGAGTTCAAATTTAATGAAAGTAAAAAGATTTGGTGCAAACTGCTATATTTGTGGCGATTTTAGTTCAAAAGCATCATTAATGGCTCCAAAGGTTGTGCAATGTGCTTCAATGCAGGCAAATACAATTTTAAGAATTATTATGAATGAGTTTGAAATTTAG
- a CDS encoding thiazole synthase: protein MENDNLKLGEYEFKSRFILGSGKFNPELIKACVDEAGVEIITLALRRVNESQNKNILDFIPKNITILPNTSGARNANEAVRIARLCKELNVSKFIKLEVIDDSKYLFPNNYETLKATEILAKEGFIVMVYMHADLGIARSLESAGAAAIMPLASPIGSNQGLTQKEMIKILINEIKTPIIVDAGIGRPSQACEAMEMGCDGVMVNTAVATARNLPQMARAFKNAVIAGRDAYLAGFGRVKKTASPSSPLTGFLRD, encoded by the coding sequence ATGGAAAATGATAATCTAAAATTAGGCGAATATGAGTTTAAATCAAGATTTATTTTAGGTTCAGGCAAGTTTAATCCAGAATTAATAAAAGCTTGTGTGGATGAAGCAGGGGTAGAGATTATAACATTAGCACTTAGACGAGTAAATGAAAGCCAAAATAAAAATATCCTTGATTTTATCCCTAAAAATATTACTATTTTACCAAATACAAGTGGCGCTAGAAATGCAAATGAGGCTGTAAGAATCGCAAGACTTTGCAAAGAACTTAATGTTAGCAAATTTATAAAACTTGAAGTTATAGATGACTCAAAATATCTTTTTCCAAATAATTATGAAACTTTAAAAGCAACTGAGATTTTAGCAAAAGAAGGCTTTATAGTTATGGTTTATATGCATGCTGATTTGGGCATTGCAAGAAGTTTAGAAAGTGCAGGAGCAGCAGCTATTATGCCTCTTGCATCTCCAATTGGCAGTAATCAGGGCTTAACTCAAAAAGAAATGATTAAAATATTAATAAATGAGATTAAAACTCCAATTATTGTTGATGCTGGCATTGGTAGACCATCACAAGCTTGTGAAGCTATGGAAATGGGATGTGACGGGGTTATGGTAAATACCGCAGTTGCAACAGCTAGAAATTTACCACAAATGGCAAGAGCTTTTAAAAACGCTGTAATTGCAGGTCGAGATGCTTATTTAGCAGGTTTTGGAAGAGTTAAAAAAACAGCTTCGCCAAGTTCGCCATTAACTGGATTTTTAAGAGATTAA